The following are from one region of the Achromobacter xylosoxidans genome:
- a CDS encoding DeoR/GlpR family DNA-binding transcription regulator: MWQEERYQRIRALLSSLQQVSTDRIVGELGVSRETVRRDLLELEAMGELRRVHGGAVPVHSEPPIAERVHTRVKYKRAIARAAAGLVSSGQTLFLDAGSTTSVLADELAKLSGLTVITNSFDVALKVGAAGNGANQLIMLGGSVGGPVCATAGDITIAEIHRYRADLALLSPVGVDAEFGATNYDLREAEVARAMAASAKQLVLLADFSKIGLCSRVSYCSADRIDHLVTNTSAQKSPAYAALKSAVGKIVAV; this comes from the coding sequence ATGTGGCAAGAAGAGCGGTATCAGAGAATCCGCGCCCTGCTGTCTTCATTGCAGCAGGTATCGACCGACCGTATCGTCGGCGAACTAGGGGTTTCAAGGGAGACAGTCAGGCGTGACCTGCTGGAATTGGAGGCCATGGGCGAATTGCGCCGGGTGCACGGCGGCGCCGTGCCGGTGCACAGCGAACCGCCCATCGCGGAACGCGTGCATACCCGCGTCAAGTACAAGCGCGCCATCGCGCGCGCGGCCGCGGGGCTGGTATCCAGCGGACAGACCCTGTTCCTGGACGCTGGCAGCACCACCAGCGTGCTGGCCGACGAGCTGGCCAAGCTGTCGGGCCTGACCGTCATCACCAACTCGTTTGACGTCGCCTTGAAGGTGGGCGCGGCCGGCAACGGCGCAAACCAGCTGATCATGCTGGGCGGCTCCGTGGGCGGCCCGGTGTGCGCCACGGCCGGCGACATCACGATCGCCGAGATCCACCGCTATCGCGCGGATCTGGCGCTGCTGTCGCCGGTCGGCGTGGACGCCGAATTCGGCGCCACCAACTATGACCTGCGCGAGGCCGAAGTGGCGCGCGCGATGGCGGCCAGCGCCAAGCAGCTGGTACTGCTGGCCGACTTCAGCAAGATCGGCCTGTGCAGCCGCGTGTCGTACTGCAGCGCGGACCGCATCGACCATCTGGTCACCAACACCAGCGCGCAGAAGTCACCCGCCTACGCCGCCCTGAAATCCGCGGTCGGCAAGATCGTGGCGGTGTAG
- the hisN gene encoding histidinol-phosphatase — protein sequence MQTSPPLSAQQLAAYSSFAQTLADRVRPLSRKWFRHPLDVDTKADESPVTQADREVEAALREAIAQHYPEHGIFGEEFGASHAEAEFVWSLDPIDGTRAFISGNPLWGTLLALLHRGKPVLGVIDIPMLDERWVGAAGVAAQLNGTACRTSACAELRQAVLYATSPDIFAGAELAAFEALTQAARMRRYGGDCYSYGLLASGHVDLVVESGLQPYDYLALMPVIEGAGGVITDWSGQPLSLESQGRVVAAATPQLHRQAMRVLGAAMT from the coding sequence ATGCAAACTTCACCGCCGTTATCCGCGCAGCAGCTGGCCGCGTACTCCTCGTTCGCCCAAACGCTGGCGGACCGCGTCCGCCCCTTGTCGCGCAAGTGGTTCCGGCATCCGCTGGACGTGGACACCAAGGCGGACGAAAGCCCGGTCACGCAGGCCGACCGTGAGGTCGAGGCCGCCTTGCGCGAGGCCATCGCCCAGCATTATCCCGAGCACGGCATCTTTGGAGAAGAGTTTGGCGCCTCGCATGCCGAAGCCGAATTCGTGTGGTCGCTGGACCCCATCGACGGCACGCGCGCGTTCATTTCCGGCAACCCGTTGTGGGGCACGCTGCTGGCGCTGCTGCATCGGGGCAAACCTGTGCTCGGCGTAATCGACATACCCATGCTGGACGAGCGCTGGGTCGGCGCGGCCGGCGTGGCCGCGCAACTGAACGGTACCGCCTGCCGCACCAGCGCTTGCGCCGAACTGCGCCAGGCCGTGCTGTACGCCACCTCGCCCGACATCTTTGCCGGCGCCGAGCTGGCCGCCTTCGAGGCGCTGACGCAGGCCGCGCGCATGCGCCGCTACGGCGGCGATTGCTACAGCTACGGCCTCCTGGCCAGCGGACACGTCGACCTGGTGGTCGAGTCCGGCCTGCAGCCGTATGACTATCTGGCGCTGATGCCCGTGATCGAAGGGGCGGGCGGCGTCATTACCGATTGGTCGGGGCAGCCGCTCAGTCTCGAATCGCAGGGCCGCGTCGTCGCGGCCGCCACGCCGCAGCTGCATCGCCAGGCGATGCGGGTGCTGGGGGCGGCCATGACCTGA
- a CDS encoding iron-containing alcohol dehydrogenase: MTVPSVNWNYPTAIKAGPGRIKELPELCRGLGMKRPLLVTDPGLAALPMVTQAVRACRQEGLECGLFHEIKGNPTGRNVDDGVQAYRQGRHDGVIAFGGGSALDAAKAIALMAGQRRPLWDFEDVGDNYLRVDVAGMAPAVAVPTTAGTGSEVGRASVITDEAAEVKRIIFHARMLPAVVILDPELTVGLPPKITAATGMDALSHNLEAYCSPFFHPMAAGIAIEGMRLVKEYLPQAVANGSDLQARLQMLVASSMGATAFQRGLGAMHALAHPLGALYDAHHGMLNAILMPYVLKANEHAVAPRLQALARYLDLPESGPGAVLDWVLRLRETVGIPHTLAEIGIDDAQAERVGRMAAEDPSAGTNPVNYTPEQYSDLFRAAIRGNL, encoded by the coding sequence ATGACCGTGCCCAGCGTTAATTGGAACTATCCCACCGCCATCAAGGCCGGCCCCGGCCGCATCAAGGAACTGCCCGAGCTATGCCGCGGCCTGGGCATGAAGCGGCCTCTGCTTGTGACGGATCCCGGGCTTGCTGCCTTGCCGATGGTGACGCAGGCCGTGCGAGCGTGCCGCCAGGAAGGGCTGGAATGCGGCCTGTTCCACGAGATCAAAGGCAATCCCACGGGCCGTAATGTGGACGATGGCGTGCAGGCCTATCGGCAAGGCCGCCATGATGGCGTGATCGCATTCGGCGGCGGCTCCGCGCTGGATGCCGCCAAGGCCATCGCGCTGATGGCCGGGCAGCGGCGGCCATTATGGGATTTCGAGGATGTCGGCGACAACTACCTGCGCGTCGACGTCGCGGGCATGGCCCCGGCGGTGGCCGTGCCGACCACCGCGGGCACGGGTTCCGAAGTAGGGCGCGCTTCCGTCATCACCGACGAGGCCGCCGAGGTCAAGCGCATCATCTTCCACGCGCGCATGCTGCCTGCCGTGGTGATCCTGGACCCCGAGCTCACTGTCGGCCTGCCGCCCAAGATAACGGCGGCGACCGGCATGGACGCGCTGTCGCATAATCTCGAAGCCTACTGTTCGCCTTTCTTCCATCCCATGGCGGCGGGCATCGCGATCGAAGGCATGCGCCTGGTCAAGGAATACTTGCCGCAGGCCGTCGCCAACGGCAGCGATTTGCAGGCGCGGCTGCAGATGCTGGTGGCGTCCAGCATGGGCGCGACGGCGTTCCAGCGCGGGCTGGGCGCCATGCATGCGCTGGCGCATCCGTTGGGCGCGCTGTACGACGCGCATCACGGCATGCTCAACGCAATCCTCATGCCGTACGTGCTGAAAGCCAACGAACACGCGGTGGCGCCGCGGCTGCAGGCCTTGGCGCGCTACCTGGATCTGCCGGAGTCCGGCCCGGGGGCGGTGCTGGACTGGGTGTTGCGTCTGCGCGAGACCGTGGGCATCCCCCACACCCTGGCAGAAATCGGCATCGACGACGCCCAGGCCGAGCGGGTGGGGCGCATGGCGGCCGAGGATCCATCGGCCGGCACCAACCCCGTCAACTACACCCCTGAGCAGTATTCCGATCTTTTTCGTGCAGCAATTCGCGGAAACCTGTAA
- the tuf gene encoding elongation factor Tu: MAKGKFERTKPHVNVGTIGHVDHGKTTLTAAITTVLSNKFGGEAKGYDQIDATPEEKARGITINTAHVEYETEARHYAHVDCPGHADYVKNMITGAAQMDGAILVVSAADGPMPQTREHILLSRQVGVPYIIVFLNKADMVDDAELLELVEMEVRELLSKYDFPGDDTPIVKGSAKLALEGDKGELGEQAIMALAAALDSYIPTPERAVDGTFLMPVEDVFSISGRGTVVTGRIERGVIKVGEELEIVGIVPTVKTTCTGVEMFRKLLDQGQAGDNVGILLRGTKREDVQRGQVLAKPGSITPHTDFTSEVYILSKEEGGRHTPFFQGYRPQFYFRTTDVTGTIELPADKEMVLPGDNVAMTVKLLAPIAMEEGLRFAIREGGRTVGAGVVAKILK; this comes from the coding sequence ATGGCAAAAGGCAAGTTTGAACGTACCAAGCCGCACGTGAACGTGGGTACGATTGGTCACGTTGACCACGGCAAAACGACGTTGACGGCGGCCATCACGACCGTTCTGTCGAACAAGTTCGGCGGCGAAGCCAAGGGCTACGACCAGATCGACGCGACTCCTGAAGAAAAGGCTCGCGGCATCACGATCAACACGGCTCACGTCGAGTACGAAACGGAAGCGCGTCACTACGCGCACGTTGACTGCCCGGGCCACGCTGACTATGTGAAGAACATGATCACGGGCGCCGCGCAAATGGACGGCGCGATCCTGGTCGTGTCGGCCGCTGACGGCCCGATGCCGCAAACCCGCGAACACATCCTGCTGTCGCGCCAGGTTGGCGTGCCGTACATCATCGTCTTCCTGAACAAGGCCGACATGGTTGACGACGCCGAGCTGCTCGAGCTGGTGGAAATGGAAGTCCGCGAACTGCTGTCGAAGTACGACTTCCCGGGCGACGACACCCCGATCGTGAAGGGTTCGGCCAAGCTGGCGCTGGAAGGCGACAAGGGCGAACTGGGCGAACAGGCCATCATGGCTCTGGCCGCTGCGCTGGATTCGTACATCCCGACGCCTGAGCGCGCCGTGGACGGCACGTTCCTGATGCCGGTTGAAGACGTGTTCTCGATCTCGGGTCGCGGCACCGTGGTGACCGGCCGTATCGAACGCGGCGTGATCAAGGTCGGCGAAGAACTCGAAATCGTCGGTATCGTTCCGACGGTCAAGACGACCTGCACGGGCGTGGAAATGTTCCGCAAGCTGCTGGACCAAGGTCAAGCCGGCGACAACGTGGGCATCCTGCTGCGCGGCACCAAGCGTGAAGACGTCCAGCGCGGCCAAGTTCTGGCCAAGCCGGGCTCGATCACCCCGCACACGGACTTCACGTCCGAGGTGTACATCCTGTCCAAGGAAGAAGGCGGCCGTCACACCCCGTTCTTCCAAGGCTATCGTCCCCAGTTCTACTTCCGCACGACGGACGTGACGGGCACGATCGAACTGCCGGCCGACAAGGAAATGGTTCTGCCGGGCGACAACGTGGCCATGACGGTCAAGCTGTTGGCTCCGATCGCCATGGAAGAAGGTCTGCGTTTCGCCATCCGTGAAGGCGGTCGTACCGTCGGCGCCGGCGTCGTCGCCAAGATCCTGAAGTAA
- a CDS encoding ABC transporter ATP-binding protein: MYLELRGIRKTFDASVALQDIDLSVGEHEFVCLLGPSGCGKTTLLRIVAGLLPFDRGTITLGGRDLSAQPARKRGFGIVFQSYSLFPNMTVAQNVGYGLRIRGESRERIGARVKELLTLIKLPEHAERYPHQLSGGQQQRVALARALAVDPALILLDEPLSALDARVRTDMRAEIHDVQRRLKIPTVMVTHDQEEALTLADKIVCMNDGRIEQVGSPSDLYLRPRTRFVANFVGLSNLLPTDWVREAMPQLLATRPEGASERYEACLRPENLRIAADEHGPGRVQDMTFMGNLTRLRIAWQGRELLVEQHGAAGLSRGAPVRLDMEPGQCAWVSV, from the coding sequence ATGTATCTGGAATTGCGCGGAATCCGCAAGACGTTCGATGCGTCGGTAGCGCTGCAAGACATCGACCTGTCCGTGGGCGAACATGAATTCGTCTGCCTGCTGGGCCCCAGCGGCTGCGGCAAGACCACCCTGCTGCGCATCGTGGCGGGCTTGCTGCCCTTTGACCGCGGCACCATCACGCTGGGCGGGCGCGACTTGAGCGCGCAGCCGGCGCGCAAGCGCGGCTTCGGCATCGTGTTCCAGTCGTATTCCCTGTTCCCCAACATGACCGTGGCGCAAAACGTGGGTTACGGCCTGCGCATCCGCGGCGAATCGCGCGAACGCATCGGCGCGCGCGTAAAGGAACTGCTGACGCTGATCAAACTGCCCGAACATGCGGAGCGCTATCCGCACCAGTTGTCCGGCGGCCAGCAGCAGCGCGTGGCGCTGGCGCGCGCGCTGGCGGTGGATCCGGCGCTGATCCTGCTGGACGAACCGCTGTCCGCGCTGGACGCGCGCGTACGCACCGACATGCGCGCCGAGATCCACGACGTGCAGCGGCGCCTGAAAATTCCCACGGTCATGGTCACGCACGATCAGGAGGAAGCGCTGACGCTGGCCGACAAGATCGTGTGCATGAACGACGGCCGCATCGAGCAGGTGGGCTCGCCTTCCGATCTGTACCTGCGCCCGCGCACCCGCTTTGTGGCGAACTTCGTGGGCCTGAGCAATCTGCTGCCCACCGACTGGGTGCGCGAGGCCATGCCCCAACTGCTGGCGACGCGGCCCGAGGGCGCCAGCGAGCGCTACGAGGCCTGCCTGCGGCCCGAGAACCTGCGCATCGCGGCGGACGAACACGGCCCGGGCCGCGTGCAGGACATGACGTTCATGGGCAACCTCACCCGCCTGCGCATCGCCTGGCAGGGACGCGAACTGCTGGTGGAACAACATGGCGCCGCGGGCCTGTCGCGCGGCGCCCCCGTGCGGCTGGACATGGAGCCGGGCCAGTGCGCCTGGGTCAGCGTATGA
- a CDS encoding aldehyde dehydrogenase family protein, giving the protein MTQELITISPIDGREVVRRPYASEAQIAQALADAQAAQGAWQALGVQERGRIVSEAVDRFVAAKDEIARAITIQMGRPLRYTPGEVAGFEARARHMIAIAGEALAPIQVAEMAGFTRFISREPIGVALTIAPWNYPLLTAVNSIVPALMAGNTVILKHSDQTPLCAELIERAFREAGAPKGVFQYLHANHDIVRRLIRAPEIGYVSFTGSVRGGHVVEESAAGRFIGVGLELGGNDPAYVREDAKIDHAVETLVDGAFFNSGQSCCGIQRIYVARARYDEFVERAIELTRSYVLGNPLHAETTLGPVVRAKAAAEIRDIIGAAVSAGARNMIDSSYFKEASIGSPYVAPALLTQVDHRMRIMSDECFGPAVGIMAVDSDEEAIGLMNDSPYGLTAAAFTQDQDAALHIGRQVQAGTFFMNRCDYLDPALAWTGVKNSGRGVSLSVVGYEQLTQAKSFHLRSV; this is encoded by the coding sequence ATGACCCAGGAACTCATCACCATCAGTCCCATCGACGGGCGCGAGGTCGTGCGCCGTCCCTACGCCAGCGAGGCGCAGATCGCACAGGCGCTCGCCGACGCCCAAGCCGCGCAGGGCGCGTGGCAGGCACTGGGCGTGCAGGAGCGGGGGCGCATCGTGTCCGAGGCCGTCGACCGCTTCGTCGCCGCGAAGGACGAGATCGCACGCGCCATTACCATCCAGATGGGCCGGCCGCTGCGCTATACGCCCGGAGAGGTGGCGGGCTTCGAGGCCCGCGCGCGCCACATGATCGCGATCGCGGGTGAGGCGCTGGCGCCCATCCAGGTTGCGGAAATGGCGGGATTCACGCGCTTCATCAGCCGTGAACCCATAGGCGTGGCGCTGACCATTGCGCCGTGGAACTATCCCTTGCTGACGGCGGTGAACAGCATCGTGCCCGCGCTGATGGCCGGCAATACCGTCATTCTCAAGCATTCCGACCAGACGCCCCTGTGCGCGGAACTGATCGAACGCGCATTCCGGGAAGCCGGCGCGCCCAAGGGCGTGTTCCAGTACCTGCATGCCAACCATGACATCGTGCGCAGGCTGATCCGCGCGCCGGAGATTGGCTACGTCTCGTTTACCGGTTCGGTGCGCGGCGGGCATGTCGTGGAGGAAAGCGCGGCGGGGAGGTTCATCGGCGTCGGCCTGGAGCTGGGTGGCAACGATCCAGCCTATGTGCGCGAGGACGCGAAGATCGACCATGCGGTCGAGACGTTGGTGGACGGCGCCTTTTTTAATTCAGGCCAATCCTGCTGCGGCATCCAGCGCATCTATGTGGCGCGTGCGCGGTACGACGAGTTCGTCGAGCGCGCGATTGAATTGACCCGCAGCTACGTGCTGGGGAATCCGCTGCACGCCGAAACAACGCTGGGGCCGGTGGTGCGCGCAAAAGCCGCCGCCGAGATCCGCGACATCATCGGGGCTGCGGTTTCCGCCGGCGCCAGAAATATGATTGATAGCTCGTATTTCAAGGAAGCGAGCATAGGCTCGCCTTACGTCGCGCCGGCGCTGCTGACGCAGGTCGATCATCGCATGCGCATCATGAGTGATGAATGCTTCGGTCCCGCTGTCGGCATCATGGCGGTGGACAGCGACGAGGAGGCGATCGGCCTGATGAACGACAGTCCCTACGGCCTGACGGCGGCGGCTTTTACGCAGGACCAGGATGCGGCCCTGCATATAGGCCGCCAGGTGCAGGCGGGTACGTTCTTCATGAACCGTTGCGATTACCTGGATCCCGCGCTGGCTTGGACCGGCGTGAAGAACTCCGGCCGCGGCGTCTCCTTGTCGGTCGTGGGCTACGAGCAGCTCACCCAAGCCAAATCCTTCCATCTGCGCAGCGTCTGA
- a CDS encoding ABC transporter permease subunit encodes MSAAHASPAIAAPTGRAPWSADRVLLWSCVGIPLAGLALFFLYPLATVAWRSLVEKDGSVGLGNYAEVFATRGVLTATLNSLVMSTATTVVSVALGFAIAYGLDRSCMRGKAAVRLALVLPLLAPSLVQGLGLIFLLGRNGLVHRWTGWEIDIYGFWGLLISNVFYALPQAVLILQAALRNMDARYYDAAEVMGASGSRQFLDITLPNCKFGLLSAAFVVFVITITDFGNAAVIGGNYRVLATEIYSQVSGQMNFGMGSVVGILLLLPSLISVQIERVASQRQFGSASPSGLRVTPQPARGRDAAFTAGVLLASGTIILTVATVIFASFMRLWPYRMEWTLKHYDITVSGGYTPLWTSLYLSLAAAGGGVLLLFFLSFGVCRIPRAWAKLVYLVSVLPVGVPGLVLGLSYIFAFNAPGTPLYALYGSAALIALCNFYHYHTQGFLTMMTGMRAVPQALEEAVSCLGGGTLRVLRDAVLPLIGPTVLGVFFFLFMRSMVTLSAVIFLVTPSVSVAPVSVLRLDEAGFVSQAAAYSTLIMLVVGGSLLALRALIAAAARRRT; translated from the coding sequence TTGAGCGCCGCCCACGCCAGCCCGGCCATCGCGGCGCCAACCGGCCGCGCCCCCTGGTCCGCCGACCGTGTGCTGCTATGGAGCTGCGTCGGCATCCCTCTGGCGGGCCTGGCGCTGTTCTTCCTCTATCCGCTGGCGACTGTAGCGTGGCGCAGCCTGGTCGAGAAGGACGGCTCGGTCGGCCTGGGCAACTATGCCGAGGTCTTCGCCACGCGCGGCGTGCTCACCGCCACGCTCAACAGCCTGGTCATGAGCACCGCCACCACGGTGGTCAGCGTCGCGCTGGGCTTTGCCATCGCCTACGGCCTGGATCGCAGCTGCATGCGCGGCAAGGCCGCCGTGCGGCTGGCGCTGGTGCTGCCGCTGCTGGCGCCTTCGCTGGTGCAGGGCCTGGGGCTCATCTTCCTGCTGGGCCGCAACGGGCTGGTACACCGCTGGACAGGCTGGGAAATAGATATCTACGGCTTCTGGGGCCTGTTGATCTCCAACGTGTTCTACGCCCTGCCCCAGGCCGTGCTGATCCTGCAAGCGGCCTTGCGCAACATGGATGCGCGCTACTACGACGCGGCCGAAGTGATGGGCGCGTCCGGCTCGCGCCAGTTTCTCGACATCACCCTGCCCAACTGCAAGTTCGGCTTGCTGAGCGCGGCCTTCGTGGTGTTCGTCATCACCATTACCGACTTCGGCAACGCCGCCGTGATCGGCGGCAACTACCGGGTGCTGGCCACCGAGATCTACAGCCAGGTATCCGGGCAGATGAACTTCGGCATGGGCTCGGTGGTCGGCATCCTGCTGCTGCTGCCCTCGCTGATTTCGGTGCAGATCGAACGCGTCGCCTCGCAGCGCCAGTTCGGCTCGGCCTCGCCCAGCGGATTGCGGGTCACGCCGCAACCGGCTCGCGGGCGCGATGCGGCGTTCACCGCCGGCGTGTTGCTGGCCAGCGGCACCATCATCCTGACCGTGGCCACGGTGATCTTCGCCAGCTTCATGCGGCTGTGGCCCTATCGCATGGAATGGACGCTGAAGCATTACGACATCACAGTCAGCGGCGGCTACACACCACTCTGGACGTCGCTGTACCTGTCGCTGGCGGCGGCAGGCGGCGGCGTGCTGCTGCTGTTCTTCCTGAGCTTCGGGGTGTGCCGCATTCCGCGCGCGTGGGCCAAGCTGGTGTACCTGGTCTCGGTGCTGCCGGTGGGCGTTCCCGGCCTGGTGCTGGGCTTGTCGTACATCTTCGCCTTCAACGCTCCCGGCACGCCGTTGTATGCGCTGTACGGCAGCGCCGCGCTGATTGCCTTGTGCAACTTCTACCACTACCACACGCAGGGTTTCCTGACGATGATGACCGGCATGCGCGCCGTGCCGCAAGCGCTGGAGGAGGCTGTCAGCTGCCTGGGCGGCGGCACGCTGCGGGTGCTGCGCGACGCCGTGCTGCCGCTGATCGGCCCGACCGTGCTGGGCGTGTTCTTCTTCCTGTTCATGCGGTCCATGGTGACGCTGTCGGCGGTGATCTTCCTGGTCACGCCATCCGTGAGCGTGGCGCCCGTTTCCGTCCTGCGCCTGGACGAAGCGGGGTTCGTCTCGCAGGCTGCCGCCTATTCAACCCTTATCATGCTGGTCGTGGGAGGCTCCCTGCTGGCATTGCGCGCGCTGATCGCCGCAGCCGCGCGGCGCCGGACATAG
- a CDS encoding glutamine synthetase family protein, giving the protein MHALGVATVEDAERLVQASQLSHIKVGLSDVDGVMLGKYLRRDKFLGALRSGLAFCDVVFGWDLDDQLYDNTKYTGWHTAYPDAKLRIIPQSGRRLPLEQGPGGEDMLLFLAEFEGDAGAICPRRLLHRTLDRAAGMGYDVYAALEYEFFMFRETPHSVRAKNYRNMENWTPGNFGYSVLRSTVEGDFYRKLLDMCERMDMPIEGLHTETGPGVLEAALAVDLAAAAGDKAFLFKTFTKALAQQNGLMATFMAKWSHDHPGQSGHIHLSLRDHKTSRSAFYDESRPHGMSATQASFMAGVQRYLPEFMAMYAQTINSYSRLVPGYWAPLDATWGMENRTTALRLIPGSDKSQRVEVRIGSADANPYLALSAALASGLYGIEQGLEPEPMVQGNAYTQQFPAHLRLPTTLWEAAQRLRESEAARHLFGDAFVEHYAATREWEERQFRRHVTDWELARYFEII; this is encoded by the coding sequence ATGCATGCACTAGGGGTAGCAACGGTGGAAGACGCGGAGCGGCTGGTGCAAGCCAGCCAGCTCTCGCACATCAAGGTAGGTTTGTCCGACGTCGATGGCGTCATGCTGGGAAAGTACTTGCGGCGCGACAAATTCCTGGGCGCGCTGCGCTCGGGGCTGGCGTTCTGCGACGTGGTGTTCGGCTGGGACCTGGACGACCAGCTGTACGACAACACCAAGTACACGGGTTGGCACACGGCCTATCCGGATGCCAAGCTCAGGATCATCCCGCAAAGCGGCCGCCGGCTGCCGCTGGAGCAGGGACCGGGCGGCGAAGACATGCTGCTGTTCCTGGCGGAATTCGAAGGCGACGCGGGCGCCATCTGTCCGCGGCGGTTGTTGCACCGGACGCTGGACCGGGCCGCGGGCATGGGCTATGACGTCTATGCCGCGCTGGAGTACGAGTTCTTCATGTTCCGCGAAACGCCGCACTCGGTGCGCGCCAAAAACTACCGCAACATGGAGAACTGGACGCCGGGAAATTTCGGCTACTCGGTGCTGCGCAGCACGGTCGAAGGCGACTTCTACCGCAAGCTCCTGGACATGTGCGAACGCATGGACATGCCCATCGAAGGCCTGCACACCGAGACCGGGCCGGGCGTGCTGGAAGCGGCCCTGGCAGTGGACCTGGCCGCGGCCGCGGGCGACAAGGCCTTTCTCTTCAAGACTTTCACCAAGGCGTTGGCGCAGCAGAACGGGCTGATGGCGACCTTCATGGCGAAATGGTCGCATGATCATCCCGGCCAGAGCGGACACATCCATCTGTCGCTACGCGACCACAAGACCAGCCGTTCGGCCTTTTACGACGAATCCCGGCCGCACGGCATGAGCGCGACGCAAGCTTCCTTCATGGCCGGTGTGCAGCGCTACCTGCCGGAATTCATGGCCATGTATGCGCAGACCATCAACAGCTATTCGCGCCTGGTACCCGGGTACTGGGCGCCGCTGGATGCGACCTGGGGCATGGAAAACCGCACCACTGCGCTGCGGCTGATTCCAGGCAGCGACAAATCGCAGCGCGTCGAGGTGCGCATCGGATCGGCCGACGCCAATCCCTATCTGGCCTTGTCCGCCGCCCTGGCTTCGGGCCTGTATGGCATTGAGCAGGGCCTGGAACCCGAGCCGATGGTGCAGGGCAACGCCTATACGCAGCAGTTCCCGGCACATCTGCGCTTGCCCACCACGCTCTGGGAGGCCGCGCAGCGGCTGCGCGAATCCGAGGCCGCGCGCCATCTGTTTGGCGACGCCTTCGTCGAACATTACGCGGCGACGCGTGAATGGGAAGAACGGCAGTTCCGCCGCCACGTGACCGACTGGGAACTGGCGCGCTACTTCGAAATCATCTGA
- a CDS encoding ABC transporter substrate-binding protein — protein sequence MQCMKKLSLVVAVISLGWTQAHAGAITVYTALEEDEIAAYLKAAKAAMPDVKVNVLRLSTGDLGARLIAEASNPQQDVIWGFAVSNMLDPRLQNLLEPYAAKGMDALPAQYKGADQKWFAATGYVAAFCVNTDRLKSKNLPMPTSWEDLTKPVYKGEIVIPSPAASGTGYLQIVALLQGMGKEKGWALLKDLDKNVAQYTPSGSRPCKMARAGEYAIGVSFAFPAMQSIEEGFPIKMVIPSKWVGYELEASGLMKTAKNPTDAKRFLDWTLSAQAGGLYSKYKELVTIPGATPNKAAEAAGLPKDLTAVLYPVDFPKSAAERDATIKTWQETIKR from the coding sequence ATGCAATGTATGAAGAAGCTTAGCCTTGTGGTTGCAGTAATTTCCCTAGGTTGGACGCAGGCCCACGCCGGCGCCATCACCGTCTACACCGCCCTCGAAGAAGATGAAATCGCGGCCTATCTGAAAGCCGCCAAAGCCGCCATGCCGGACGTGAAGGTCAACGTGCTGCGGCTGTCCACCGGTGATCTGGGCGCGCGCCTGATCGCCGAGGCCTCCAACCCGCAGCAGGACGTGATCTGGGGCTTCGCCGTCAGCAACATGCTGGATCCGCGCCTGCAAAACCTGCTGGAGCCGTATGCGGCCAAGGGCATGGACGCCCTGCCCGCGCAGTACAAGGGCGCCGACCAGAAGTGGTTCGCCGCCACCGGCTACGTAGCCGCATTCTGTGTAAACACGGACAGGCTCAAGTCCAAGAATCTGCCCATGCCGACCTCCTGGGAAGACCTGACCAAGCCGGTCTACAAGGGCGAAATAGTTATCCCCAGCCCTGCCGCCTCGGGTACCGGCTATCTGCAGATCGTCGCGCTGCTGCAGGGCATGGGCAAGGAGAAGGGCTGGGCGCTGCTCAAGGACCTGGACAAGAATGTGGCCCAGTACACGCCGTCCGGTTCGCGCCCCTGCAAGATGGCGCGCGCCGGCGAGTACGCCATCGGCGTGTCCTTCGCCTTCCCCGCCATGCAGTCCATCGAGGAAGGATTCCCCATCAAGATGGTGATTCCATCCAAATGGGTGGGCTACGAACTGGAAGCCTCGGGGCTGATGAAAACGGCCAAGAATCCCACCGACGCCAAACGCTTCCTCGATTGGACGCTGTCGGCGCAGGCCGGCGGCCTGTACAGCAAGTACAAGGAACTGGTGACCATCCCCGGCGCCACGCCCAACAAGGCCGCCGAAGCCGCCGGCCTGCCCAAGGACCTGACCGCCGTGCTGTATCCCGTGGACTTCCCCAAGTCGGCCGCGGAGCGGGACGCCACCATCAAGACCTGGCAGGAAACCATCAAGCGTTGA